Proteins encoded together in one Anguilla anguilla isolate fAngAng1 chromosome 9, fAngAng1.pri, whole genome shotgun sequence window:
- the LOC118235007 gene encoding ras-like protein family member 11A-like, translated as MSSESTNCLLVPIPECPALDCVPNKNVKIVVLGARNVGKTALIVRFLTRRFIGDYEANTGALYSRRISLDGEQVFLQVQDTPCVSLQDDAEGLQCQEQINRSIYWADGYALVFSVMDPGSFRTVFPLYQHVRHIHPRGSIPLIVVGNKSDLPRARVVSSAEGEALAAELGAAYFEASAREDGEGVHATFLHLCQEVSRALAAGVGEKRRGGLHLARPKSPNMQELKRRFRQALSARVRAATAL; from the exons ATGAGCTCTGAATCTACCAACTGTCTGCTAGTTCCTATACCGGAGTGTCCCGCTCTGGACTGCGTGCCCAATAAGAATGTGAAAATTGTGGTTCTAGGTGCCAGGAACGTCGGAAAAACAG CCTTGATTGTGAGATTCCTCACCAGGAGATTCATTGGAGATTATGAAGCAAACACAG GGGCCTTATATTCAAGAAGAATCAGTCTTGATGGAGAACAAGTTTTTTTGCAAGTGCAGGATACGCCCTGTGTTTCTCTACAG GACGACGCCGAGGGGCTGCAGTGCCAAGAACAGATTAACCGTTCCATCTACTGGGCGGACGGCTACGCGCTGGTTTTCTCCGTCATGGACCCCGGCAGCTTCCGCACCGTCTTCCCGCTCTACCAGCATGTGCGACACATCCACCCCCGGGGCAGCATCCCCCTCATCGTCGTGGGCAACAAGAGCGACCTGCCGAGGGCGCGGGTGGTGTCGTCGGCCGAGGGGGAGGCGCTTGCCGCCGAGCTGGGCGCGGCCTACTTCGAGGCATCCGCCCGCGAGGACGGGGAGGGGGTGCACGCCACCTTCCTGCACCTGTGCCAGGAGGTCAGCCGGGCCCTAGCGGCCGGGGTCGGGGAGAAACGGCGGGGGGGCCTCCACCTGGCGCGCCCCAAGTCCCCCAAcatgcaggagctgaagaggaggTTCCGCCAGGCGCTCTCCGCCAGGGTCAGGGCAGCCACCGCCCTATGA